The following coding sequences are from one Cervus canadensis isolate Bull #8, Minnesota chromosome 4, ASM1932006v1, whole genome shotgun sequence window:
- the LOC122439623 gene encoding 40S ribosomal protein S29-like, with protein MGHQQLYWSHPRKFGQGSRSCRVCSNRHGLIRKYGLNMCRQCFRQYAKDISFIKLD; from the coding sequence ATGGGTCACCAGCAGCTCTACTGGAGCCATCCGAGAAAATTCGGCCAGGGTTCTCGCTCTTGCCGGGTCTGCTCAAACCGGCACGGTCTGATCCGGAAATACGGCCTCAATATGTGCCGCCAGTGTTTCCGCCAGTATGCGAAGGACATCAGCTTCATTAAGTTGGACTAA